Proteins encoded in a region of the Sterolibacterium denitrificans genome:
- a CDS encoding isocitrate lyase/PEP mutase family protein: MSTRKKLKELVAARRGVIVPGAFNALSARIIADLGFEAIYVTGAGVTNMWFGMPDQGFMGLAEIADHTARIRDAVDVPLIVDADTGFGNALNVHHTVRTLERAGADCIQLEDQVAPKRCGHFNGKDVIGTEEAVSKIKAAVDARRDPDFLIMARTDAAAVHGFEAAVERAQKFAEAGADILFVEAVTSADEIRALPQRLATPQLMNMVIGGKTPIFNAEELGQLGFGIVLYANAALQGAVMGMQKALTVLRDERQVLESSGLVTPFAERQRLVGKPEWDALDKRYT, from the coding sequence ATGTCTACCCGCAAGAAACTGAAAGAACTCGTCGCCGCCCGTCGCGGCGTCATCGTGCCTGGCGCCTTCAACGCGCTGTCGGCCAGAATCATCGCCGACCTCGGCTTCGAGGCCATCTACGTCACCGGCGCCGGCGTTACCAACATGTGGTTCGGCATGCCCGACCAGGGCTTCATGGGCCTGGCCGAAATCGCCGACCACACGGCGCGCATCCGCGACGCCGTCGACGTGCCGCTGATCGTCGATGCCGACACCGGCTTCGGTAACGCGCTCAACGTCCATCACACCGTGCGCACGCTGGAACGCGCCGGCGCCGACTGCATCCAGTTGGAAGACCAGGTGGCGCCCAAGCGCTGCGGCCACTTCAACGGCAAGGACGTGATCGGCACCGAGGAAGCCGTCAGCAAGATCAAGGCCGCCGTCGACGCCCGCCGCGACCCGGATTTCCTCATCATGGCCCGCACCGACGCCGCCGCCGTGCATGGCTTCGAGGCCGCCGTCGAGCGCGCGCAGAAGTTTGCCGAGGCCGGCGCGGACATTCTCTTCGTCGAGGCCGTGACCAGCGCCGACGAGATCCGCGCCCTGCCGCAGCGCCTGGCCACGCCGCAACTGATGAACATGGTCATCGGCGGCAAGACGCCGATCTTCAACGCCGAGGAACTCGGCCAGCTCGGCTTCGGCATCGTCCTCTACGCCAACGCCGCCTTGCAGGGCGCGGTGATGGGCATGCAGAAGGCGCTGACCGTGTTGCGCGACGAGAGGCAGGTGCTCGAATCGAGCGGGCTGGTGACGCCCTTCGCTGAACGCCAGCGCTTGGTCGGCAAGCCCGAGTGGGACGCCCTCGACAAGCGCTACACCTGA
- a CDS encoding acyl-CoA thioesterase: MTTLPATQAVEIRELVLPMLANHHGTLFAGQGLQLMAKVAFMAARSLSRLEVVMAAASGINFLSPIPIGHVLTLRGQVVRVGRSSMTVQVSGVAEKAGSAAEDVLGGTFEMVAIDADGRPAAINLS; encoded by the coding sequence ATGACCACGCTTCCAGCCACCCAGGCAGTCGAGATTCGCGAACTGGTTCTGCCGATGCTGGCGAATCACCACGGCACCCTGTTTGCCGGCCAGGGCCTGCAACTGATGGCCAAGGTGGCCTTCATGGCGGCGCGTAGCCTGTCCAGGCTGGAAGTCGTCATGGCCGCTGCCAGCGGCATCAATTTCCTCTCGCCCATTCCCATTGGCCACGTGCTCACCCTGCGCGGCCAGGTCGTGCGCGTCGGGCGCAGTTCTATGACGGTGCAAGTGAGCGGCGTGGCCGAAAAGGCCGGCTCAGCGGCCGAGGACGTGCTGGGCGGCACTTTTGAAATGGTGGCCATCGATGCCGATGGCCGTCCGGCCGCCATCAACCTGTCCTGA
- the prpF gene encoding 2-methylaconitate cis-trans isomerase PrpF, with product MTHKPQIRIPATYMRGGTSKGVFFRLDDLPESCRVPGEARNKLFQRVIGSPDPYAKHIDGMGGATSSTSKCVILSKSARPGHDVDYLYGQVAIDSDFVDWSGNCGNLSTAAGAFAIHAGYVDAARVPRNGVCVVRIWQANIGKTIVAHVPVADGRVQETGDFELDGVTFPAAEIVLEFIDPADEGEGEGGSMFPTGNLVDELDVPESLVAGGRLKATLINAGIPTIFVNAEDIGYTGSELQDAINNDAVALAGFETLRAIGALKMGLIAKLEDAARRQHTPKIAFVAPPLDYVASSGKTVKAGDVDLLVRALSMGKLHHAMMGTAAVAIGTAAAIPGTLVNLAAGGGERSAVRFGHPSGTLRVGAEAKFDNGQWTVTKAIMGRSARILMEGWVRVPGDAF from the coding sequence ATGACCCACAAACCGCAAATCCGCATCCCCGCCACCTACATGCGCGGCGGCACCAGCAAGGGCGTCTTCTTCCGCCTCGACGACCTGCCGGAAAGCTGCCGCGTGCCCGGCGAGGCGCGCAACAAGCTGTTCCAGCGCGTGATCGGTAGCCCCGATCCCTACGCCAAGCACATCGACGGCATGGGCGGGGCGACGTCCTCCACCAGCAAGTGCGTGATCCTGTCAAAGAGTGCACGGCCCGGTCATGACGTCGATTACCTCTACGGCCAGGTCGCCATCGACAGCGATTTCGTCGACTGGTCCGGTAACTGCGGCAACCTGTCCACGGCGGCCGGCGCCTTCGCCATCCACGCCGGCTACGTCGATGCGGCGCGCGTGCCACGGAACGGCGTCTGCGTCGTGCGCATCTGGCAGGCCAACATCGGCAAGACCATCGTCGCCCACGTGCCGGTCGCCGACGGCCGGGTGCAGGAGACCGGCGATTTCGAGCTCGACGGCGTGACCTTCCCGGCCGCCGAGATCGTGCTCGAATTCATCGACCCCGCTGACGAGGGCGAAGGCGAGGGCGGCTCGATGTTCCCGACCGGCAATCTCGTCGACGAACTCGACGTGCCCGAATCGCTCGTCGCCGGCGGCAGGTTGAAGGCGACGCTGATCAACGCCGGCATTCCGACCATCTTCGTGAACGCCGAGGACATCGGCTACACCGGCAGCGAACTGCAGGACGCGATCAACAACGATGCCGTGGCGCTGGCCGGTTTCGAGACGTTGCGCGCCATCGGCGCGCTGAAGATGGGGCTGATCGCCAAGCTCGAAGACGCCGCCAGGCGCCAGCACACGCCAAAGATCGCCTTCGTCGCGCCGCCGCTCGACTACGTTGCTTCCAGCGGCAAGACGGTCAAGGCCGGCGACGTCGACCTGCTGGTCCGCGCCCTGTCCATGGGCAAGCTGCATCACGCGATGATGGGCACGGCGGCGGTCGCCATCGGCACGGCCGCGGCGATTCCCGGCACGCTGGTCAATCTGGCGGCCGGCGGCGGCGAGCGCAGCGCGGTACGCTTCGGACATCCGTCCGGCACGCTGCGCGTCGGCGCCGAGGCGAAATTCGACAACGGCCAATGGACCGTCACCAAGGCCATCATGGGCCGCAGCGCCCGCATCCTGATGGAAGGCTGGGTGCGCGTGCCCGGCGATGCGTTTTGA
- a CDS encoding endonuclease domain-containing protein produces the protein MEPKQFARKLRQEMTDAERLLWRHLRAHRLAGEKFRRQQPLGPYIADFVHFGARLVIEVDGGQHNGSGHDRRRDAWLDAQGFKVLRFWNDDVLLRTEAVLAVIWGELSPSPPAPLPSRERGASATPPSPLAGAGPGERGHPNTRKKPQ, from the coding sequence ATGGAACCCAAACAATTCGCCAGAAAACTGCGCCAGGAAATGACCGACGCCGAACGCCTGCTCTGGCGCCACCTGCGCGCCCACCGCCTGGCCGGCGAGAAATTCCGCCGCCAACAGCCGCTCGGCCCGTATATCGCGGACTTCGTGCATTTCGGTGCGCGGCTGGTCATCGAGGTCGACGGCGGGCAGCACAACGGCAGCGGGCATGACCGGCGGCGCGATGCCTGGCTGGACGCGCAGGGGTTCAAGGTGCTGCGCTTCTGGAACGACGATGTGCTGTTGCGTACTGAGGCCGTGCTGGCGGTGATCTGGGGTGAGCTTTCACCCTCTCCCCCAGCCCCTCTCCCGTCAAGGGAGAGGGGAGCATCCGCCACTCCCCCCTCTCCCCTCGCGGGAGCGGGGCCGGGGGAGAGGGGGCATCCGAACACGAGGAAAAAACCACAATGA